AACTTGACAACTTGATAACAGTTGCGCGGTGATCTGAAACTTGTTATCGAACATTCAGACGTTTTACTGAGGATTTGGAGGACGACTATTAGCTGCCGAGACTCTAGAACCCCATTCAAGCAGTTCTTTGCTGGTGTCATCCTTGTGAACAATCACTTCGATGAAGCACAAACTATCTTTCTTTGCTTCAGTTGCAGTTCCAATTGCTTCCACAAGCTCCTCTTCGCAACGAACCTAGTATAAGAATGCattattttagttgaaataaCTCTTTTGACTCCACTAATGGTATAGGGATAGAGAAATTCCTCACCTTTGTTGTCCAACATTTTCCTTGCCCGTTGTGGATTGCATCGACTAGTCCAGTGTAATTCCAGTTCTTGATCACATTGTAAGGTCCGTCGTGAATCTCAACTTCAATTGTGTAACCGCCATTGTTTATCAAGAAGATGATAGTCCTCTGACCACATTGCAGCATTGTTGAAATATCCTGAGCAGTCACCTACAACAAGTATATGCCAATATAGAATGATAAGAACACGATGAAATAGATAAACAAAACGAACTTATCGTGTTGAATTCAGTTCACAGGACTTCTTTATACCTGAAAACTACCATCACCAATGAAAGCAATCACCCTCTTTTCTTTTGCTGCTTGTGCGTAACCAAGAGTTGCCCCAACAGACCAACCAATAGATCCATACTGCATTTGGAACTCGTACCTGAAAGATAGACAAAGAATTCCAAATGTCATTACGATGAACACAGAAGTAAACGTCATTTCACATTATTATTTGGAGCTCACCCACATCCCTTGGGCAGTTTAAGTTTCTGGCAATTGAACCATGAATCCCCCGTCTCAGCAATCACAGCCGTGTCACCAGACAACATCCTCTGAATGTGCTCAAAGAGAACATTAACCCTCAATGCCTCTTTAGACTCACACATGAGAGGATGTCCCTCTGGAACATAAATCCTTCGATAGTTCTCGTAAGCAGTCGGGTTGTGCTTTAGCCTCTTGCCCAATGCAGCAAGGAAATCCTTCATTAAAATACAACCAAATGTAGGTCCATTACCAACAGTCACACGATCCGGCTGTACAATGATAGCTTTCTCTCTTTTGAGAAGCAGAGAATACCCAACAGAGCTATAGTCATTAAAAATAGGTCCAGCAAACAAGTAAGCATCAGCTGATTCCACAATTTCGGCGCAGAAGGCCGTACTCACTGCACCCCAATAAGTTCCAATGAAATGAGGATGGTGTTCTGGAACCATCCCCTTAGCTGATGGCATCACTGCAACAGCATATCCACTTGCATCCGCTAATTCAACAAACGCATCACACGCCTTTGCAACGCGCATTTTTGGCCCTCCCACAATGACTGGTTTCACAGCTTTGTTTAAAAACTCTGCAGCTGCCTCCACTGCTGCTTCCAAACCCATCTTATTACTCAATCTAATACCAAAAACAAAGTAAACACCTTGTTCACATTACTGGAAAAACAGAACCAACACTAGTGAAGATGTCCATATGTCACAACTCATATAGTATCTTCTGTAACatacaaatcaaatcaaatccgCATAATACATAGATATGCCcttcaatttaataaaaaatttaacaataaacACATTTGTTCACTACGTGTTGCACGTAAACACCACTGAGACAGAAACTTACCATACACATATGACTATGCTAAGTTAAAAGACACGTTCATGTATTATGTCATTAAGTTAACATCTTAAACTTTATGCGGAATCAAATATTATCAtaccaaaaaaggaaaacagAGCATATTATAAGTGAATAAAcgaaaaattctcaaaattacATACCTGGGAGCGATGAAAAATGGAACAGGTTCACGGCTAAAAGTAGGATGTGGAATCCCCGGCAAGTTACAGCTTATACTTATATAAACCGGCTTACTCTCTTTCAACGACGTAGAAATCGCGGTATCAATCATTTCATGTGCATCCTCTAAGTTATTCACCACAGCCTGAAAACCCAAAAACACgacaaaaaagaaattcactATCAAATACAAAACATGTATCTACCGAATTCATTTAAATACAAATCTACCTGATAGCAAGTGACAGCTTGAAAGCAACGAAGTTCTTGACTAAAATCAGGCAACCCAATCGTATGATGAAGGATTCTGTTCGTTCCATAATCGTTCGAATTAGGTCCACCCACAATACAAATCAATGGAAGATTTTCACTATAAGCACCAGCAATAGCATTAAGAACACTAAGTCCACCAACAGTGAAGGTCACAACACAAGCTCCAACACCGCGAGCTCTAGCATATCCATCAGCAGCATATCCAGCATTAAGCTCATTACAACACCCAACAAAATTAAGCGCAGGTTCATCAATTAAGTGATCCAGCAATGTCAGGTTGAAATCACCAGGAACGCCAAAAACATCGGTGACCCCAACTTGGACTAAACGGCGTGCTAAGTGACGACCCAGTGTGGATTCCGGCGAGTTGAACGGAACGGCTGGATTGTGAATGGTTACGGCGTTAACCGTCGGTAAACAGCCCACGTCGGTGTGCGGTGGTTTACACGTGTCAATTGCTCCGATCTTCACGTCCATGATGAAATTGAATGTGTGCcgtatgtgtttttttttttttttttaatcagaaAATGTTGAgtaattttttgagttttataagAAGGAAAAAAACTGTGTAGTAGAAAAACAGGGGGCGGCCTTtgggattttttttgttttttttcgtATCAATTTTACTATTCAATTCTCTGAACACATGGGCGGTGGTTTAAGAGAAGAAACGGTGGGAAAGTGCTTAAGAGTGTTTTAGAATGAAGTAGAAaaagttgattttgagttatggtaaatgaaaaaatgtttgtatttgtatttatgAAAAAGATATTTCCAACGACCAGGGAAGGTtttttgtcaaaagaaaaataaaatagaggtCAATGTGTtaacacaacacataacaaatttaaatactCAACTATATTTTTGTAGAATAAATGTGAACTTTGACAAAGTTCATGCTcaattttgtcatttggagctgatatactcCTTGTTATAAAAGTGATTCATATGTGTCCTTATCGTTATACAAACGATTCACATATACCCCTATCGTTataaaatggctcacatatacctaaaagttaaaaaaattggttttaaatttatatttattacttctaattttttaaaaaaattatttaggagtatatataattcttctatcaaagttctaggtatattttaatttttttcatacataaattatttttttacttctttcattataattatttgagtttcttattcttattttgtttttttcttacattccttagtttaaagaaaaaaaattaaactatttttttttgtatgtattgtaatttaatttcgtattcgaagaaaaaatttggttatctacaataagttttacaagaatattagtgaaacataaataaatttgattatcaaaataataattataaattagtcattgaaataaaaaaaagtcaaaaaaaatatgtttgaccaggattaaatttactcaggattatatttttagaaaaaaataataaaaatttagattaaatttttttttatttctatcagaggaaaagggtatatgtcaGTCATTTTGTTTACAAATAGGGAtatatatatgagccactttcataacaaggaaTATAttagctctaaatgacaaaggtAAAGgatatatcagaccctttttcttatatatataaaaataaatttgattatatataaaataatataaatcaaaagGTATTTCGATAAAATTTTGAACCCTCAGTGGCTTCGATTCTGATAGTAGGAGCATAATTACATTTTGTTTATGTAactgaaatatattttttaatctgcTGTCAGTGCAATatggaattattttattttctactcaccGAGAATCGAACAAAAAGCACATAGTTGAATACGTCACAAGAGGGAGAATCACTTTTCTACTAGTCCACTTTTCCACCGAAGAAGATTGAAATATACGCAAATTATCGTTTTGTgcttaatataaaaaaaataattaaaaagaactttttcgaaaactttaatttaaaatatttatatgttcaCCTAATAAAAGCGATGATGATCCGAAAACTGTCCTTGGTATGCAAATACAGGGACCTTTATCCTTTCGAAATGGCCCAATAATTTGAgtttttaaacttttatttaaaagttttacatTTGATATTTAAATCGAGCTCGTTACATTAAATTTgtcttataaatttaaaaaattattatataaaaataatattttaatctgTATACATCAAAAAATAGCGACAGTCAAATTGCCTttgtcattaaaaataaataaaaaacaggGAGCTAGCCTTGGGTTAGCTTTAATGGTTTTTAGTTCGAAGAAGAGAGGCAAATGAGTAGTGGCTGTCACAAACCTGATTCAGATTCGGCCTGCCCCAGCATTGATGCACTTGGCggctaataataattaatttttatgattaaattattaaaatatttaaaaactatattatataaaaaatacaaattactgtatgatttttcatatcaatatatactaataaaattcttattaaatattaataaaattttaaacaatttaaatataaaataataaaaatgtaacaTAAATGAGAGggaaaaaaagtaatttattaatttataattacttgtcaattttttatttctattaattatCAAGTAGATGAAGAAAAGTTAATTAAGGGATAATAGGTAAAAGAATTTAATgtttcttaattttgtcaaaatgtacaataaaaatagacgagtgaaattttttttagaaaaaagagtCATAGTTAAAGTTCACGAGTCAGCTTCTTTGTTTATCTGAAACCAATCACATTTTGCTTTCTGCTCTACTAACcacttttttgttttattggaCTATCTTCGTGGTTGGTTTTGTATCCACAAGACAATTATATTTAATCCCTCCATCCTAATTAATATTGCAATCAATGTTTTAAAAATGGAAGGTAAGAATACCCGTTTTATATCGTATAGGGCGAGGCGTAAATTTTGTGATACAAGATATAAGTCTCATAGATTTACAGGACGTAATTTGTATctcaattttatagttttattattaatataataaatgaaagtaaattttttaaggaataattgtatagaatagcaaactaataatgcaaaataaatacaatagctatcgtttgatttttttgtattccTTAGCAAAgagtttgatttatttgtattcattaGCAAACTGTTTTGCCAGTGTCATTTGTCTCTCTCGCTTCATACGAGTGTCCAGACCACTCTCTACTAAGCTCTCTCAATATCTGGTTCACTTTGAAAATAGAGTGATTTGTGTTTCCAAGTACATACAATGCATTCACGATACAAATACAATGGATTTTTCCTAGCAAGATAGCTAAAAGCTCCAGTACCTTGTTTACAGAACCTAAATGACGACTCGTCATCTCCATTAACCTATGTCAAATATACACCAAATCTAACATTTACTAACACGGCCTTAAAAGGATAATGACATAAAGCTGAGATATATACTGTGAAGCATAGcaatttgtataaagcgagagaaaattgtatatatacctgcaaaaaaacatatatcttcgtgctataaacttaattatacaatacacaaacgttttacttcgattcaattgtatacaaatgcaaatttaCAGATATCGTAGcaaaataggccagcgaattatacaattgcagcgaaacacaattttctcttgctttatacaacaaaagtgtataaatttttgtttctgttttgtataaagcg
The sequence above is a segment of the Solanum lycopersicum chromosome 10, SLM_r2.1 genome. Coding sequences within it:
- the LOC101247173 gene encoding pyruvate decarboxylase 1-like, translating into MDVKIGAIDTCKPPHTDVGCLPTVNAVTIHNPAVPFNSPESTLGRHLARRLVQVGVTDVFGVPGDFNLTLLDHLIDEPALNFVGCCNELNAGYAADGYARARGVGACVVTFTVGGLSVLNAIAGAYSENLPLICIVGGPNSNDYGTNRILHHTIGLPDFSQELRCFQAVTCYQAVVNNLEDAHEMIDTAISTSLKESKPVYISISCNLPGIPHPTFSREPVPFFIAPRLSNKMGLEAAVEAAAEFLNKAVKPVIVGGPKMRVAKACDAFVELADASGYAVAVMPSAKGMVPEHHPHFIGTYWGAVSTAFCAEIVESADAYLFAGPIFNDYSSVGYSLLLKREKAIIVQPDRVTVGNGPTFGCILMKDFLAALGKRLKHNPTAYENYRRIYVPEGHPLMCESKEALRVNVLFEHIQRMLSGDTAVIAETGDSWFNCQKLKLPKGCGYEFQMQYGSIGWSVGATLGYAQAAKEKRVIAFIGDGSFQVTAQDISTMLQCGQRTIIFLINNGGYTIEVEIHDGPYNVIKNWNYTGLVDAIHNGQGKCWTTKVRCEEELVEAIGTATEAKKDSLCFIEVIVHKDDTSKELLEWGSRVSAANSRPPNPQ